CGCATTTGCCTTCTGAGCTGCCTCAAGCTGCTCGGCATATTTCGCTTCGacgaccttaagctcctcagcgtGCCGTTGCTCGGACGCCTTGGATTGCTCGGTGATGACCCCCGAGCGGAGCCGATCGGCAGTCATGGTTAGCATGGCTTGCAATTAGAACAAAAGTTaaaatgactataatagataaaaagATTGAGTCTCAACAGGAAGAGACAACTTACACTGGCAAGCTCGTTTAATGCACGGTTCAAGATCTAGTTGACATCCATCGACTCTGTCCCAGCCATGACTTCTCGGCTGCGCTCGTGCCTCAGGATCCTAGTCATCCTGTCCTTGGCCGATCTTAGAGCGCAACTCAATATGTCATCCCCTGTTTGAACAGGGGTTGCTGGCTGTGTCTGATCAACAGGAGCCGGTGGGGAAGGGGTCGACTCGACCGATGCAGGTGGAGTTTGCTGCTCGAGGGGAGATGGATGTGGTGTTGTATTTTTCGAAGGACCAGCTGCTGAAGGGTTCTCAGTGCGAGTTTTCTTGGCCGG
The Humulus lupulus chromosome 6, drHumLupu1.1, whole genome shotgun sequence DNA segment above includes these coding regions:
- the LOC133785894 gene encoding proline-rich receptor-like protein kinase PERK1 — translated: MPENMPSEEMFDLYSAPDAPASKQHRGECSKEPPAKKTRTENPSAAGPSKNTTPHPSPLEQQTPPASVESTPSPPAPVDQTQPATPVQTGDDILSCALRSAKDRMTRILRHERSREVMAGTESMDVN